A genomic segment from Bacteroidia bacterium encodes:
- a CDS encoding class I SAM-dependent methyltransferase, which translates to MFNLVEKVLNNNQRYNCYSAIEQIRCNMMKDQRKIQVTDFGTGTSGARRIATIARRVRRAGKYGELLFRLAEYFKPRVILELGTSLGISTAYLASSGAKVISLEGCPETAGIARQNLNELGLNNVEVRVGDFSETLPEVLRTHQPEMVFFDGNHRKDPTLRYFHLCKAQRAPRTVFIVDDIHWSQEMCEAWEEIQRDPEVKVTVDLFYMGLVFFEPGLSKEDFILKY; encoded by the coding sequence GTGTTTAATCTGGTAGAAAAGGTGTTGAATAATAATCAGCGCTACAACTGCTACTCGGCTATCGAGCAGATCCGCTGCAACATGATGAAAGACCAGCGGAAGATTCAGGTCACTGATTTTGGGACCGGTACTTCAGGAGCGCGTAGAATTGCAACAATTGCAAGAAGAGTTCGCAGAGCCGGAAAATACGGTGAACTCCTGTTTCGCCTTGCTGAATATTTTAAACCAAGGGTGATTCTGGAACTCGGTACCAGCCTGGGTATCTCCACTGCATACCTGGCTTCCTCCGGGGCTAAAGTGATCTCCCTGGAAGGCTGTCCTGAGACCGCCGGGATCGCGCGGCAAAACCTGAACGAGCTCGGATTAAATAATGTGGAGGTGAGGGTAGGGGATTTTTCAGAGACCTTGCCCGAGGTGTTGCGGACGCATCAACCAGAAATGGTTTTTTTCGACGGGAACCACCGGAAAGATCCCACCCTCCGCTATTTTCATTTATGTAAAGCGCAACGTGCACCCAGAACTGTTTTCATAGTTGACGATATCCACTGGTCACAGGAAATGTGTGAGGCCTGGGAGGAGATTCAGAGGGATCCTGAGGTCAAAGTTACGGTGGATCTTTTCTATATGGGATTGGTGTTCTTCGAGCCGGGATTGTCGAAGGAGGATTTTATCCTGAAGTACTGA